Proteins encoded within one genomic window of Pygocentrus nattereri isolate fPygNat1 chromosome 9, fPygNat1.pri, whole genome shotgun sequence:
- the myl9a gene encoding myosin regulatory light polypeptide 9, which produces MSAAKRAKGKTTKKRPQRATSNVFAMFDQSQIQEFKEAFNMIDQNRDGFIDKEDLHDMLASLGKNPSDEYLEGMMSEAPGPINFTMFLTMFGERLNGTDPEEVIRNAFTCFDEDGSGFIHEDHLRELLTTMGDRFTDEEVDELFREAPIDKKGNFNYTEFTRILKHGAKDKDDI; this is translated from the exons ATGTCCGCAGCCAAGCGCGCCAAGGGGAAGACCACGAAGAAGCGCCCCCAGCGGGCGACTTCCAACGTCTTCGCCATGTTCGACCAGTCGCAGATCCAGGAGTTCAAGGAGGCCTTTAACATGATCGACCAGAACCGAGACGGCTTCATCGACAAGGAGGACCTGCACGACATGCTGGCCTCTCTCG GAAAGAACCCCTCAGACGAGTATCTGGAGGGCATGATGAGTGAGGCTCCGGGTCCCATTAACTTCACCATGTTCCTCACCATGTTTGGGGAGCGGCTCAACGGGACGGACCCCGAGGAGGTCATACGGAACGCCTTCACCTGCTTCGACGAGGACGGCTCAG GGTTTATCCACGAGGACCATCTCCGTGAGCTGCTGACCACCATGGGCGACCGCTTCACCGATGAGGAGGTCGATGAGCTTTTCCGTGAAGCGCCAATTGACAAGAAAGGAAACTTCAACTACACAGAGTTCACCCGCATCCTCAAGCACGGCGCCAAAGACAAGGACGACATCTAG